Proteins encoded together in one Microcebus murinus isolate Inina chromosome 16, M.murinus_Inina_mat1.0, whole genome shotgun sequence window:
- the ARFRP1 gene encoding ADP-ribosylation factor-related protein 1 — MYTLLSGLYKYMFQKDEYCILILGLDNAGKTTFLEQSKTRFNKNYKGMSLSKITTTVGLNIGTVDVGKARLMFWDLGGQEELQSLWDKYYAECHGVIYVIDSTDEERLVESKQAFEKVVTSEALCGVPVLVLANKQDVETCLSIPDIKTAFSDCTCKIGRRDCLTQACSALTGKGVREGIEWMVKCVVRNVHRPPRQRDIT, encoded by the exons ATGTACACACTGCTGTCGGGCTTGTACAAGTACATGTTCCAGAAGGACGAGTACTGCATCCTGATCCTCGGCCTGGACAATGCTGGGAAGACG aCCTTCCTGGAGCAGTCAAAAACCCGGTTTAACAAGAACTACAAGGGGATGAGTCTGTCCAAAATCACCACCACCGTGGGTCTGAACA TCGGCACTGTGGACGTGGGAAAGGCTCGCCTCATGTTCTGGGACTtaggggggcaggaggagctgcAGTCTTTGTGGGACAAG TACTAcgcagagtgccatggcgtcatctaCGTCATCGACTCCACCGACGAGGAGAGGCTGGTGGAATCTAAGCAGGCCTTTG agaAGGTGGTGACAAGTGAGGCGCTGTGTGGCGTCCCTGTCCTGGTGCTGGCCAACAAGCAGGATGTGGAG ACGTGCCTCTCGATCCCCGACATCAAGACCGCCTTCAGTGACTGCACCTGCAAGATTGGCCGGCGAGACTGCCTGACCCAGGCCTGCTCCGCCCTCACAGG CAAAGGCGTGCGCGAGGGCATCGAGTGGATGGTGAAGTGCGTCGTGCGGAACGTCCACCGGCCGCCGCGGCAGAGGGACATCACGTAG
- the TNFRSF6B gene encoding tumor necrosis factor receptor superfamily member 6B codes for MPPAGSRASPRSSGQSSSEPSWRLLGHPCRGTYLSSSGVAEPTQEGLVPACQTSAGLRWGPGFSPGAGLWPAKPWLLKAVPQDFPGGRLMSDAPPDISAEAPTRKEGSLCGHVPTFNWRTGLSNKAVAVPRTASVRLGFGGGIGGCREGWVLPVGPLPTLPCESSALRALSTLGPQLQWGPGCPHFHPGLPCPGLRVRSCPWCWGGQFPDCWAPSENCPWTEPWSEKWRQGREGFPRGRGKAGPSHRPEQNVALRTAAGAGVRGAKAAKTMGVHQRLRLSLLCPAWALPSLLLALAARGAADTPTYPWRDAETQEWLSCAQCPPGTFVQRPCSRDSPTTCGACPPRHYTQFWNYLERCRYCNVLCGEREEEARPCHATHNRACRCRPGFFAHAGFCLEHTPCPPGAGVTALGTPSQNTQCQPCPPGTFSASSSSSERCQPHRNCTALGLALNVPGSSSHDALCTSCTGFPRGEEGPGEPGTEECERAVIDFVVFQDVSSRRLQRLQQALAGPAEWDPSLPRGSRVALQEKLRQRLSELRRAPEGALLSRLLQALRAARLPGLERSVRARFLPAH; via the exons ATGCCGCCTGCAGGAAGCAGAGCATCACCCAGGTCTTCTGGCCAGAGCTCCAGTGAGCCCTCGTGGAGACTCTTGGGTCACCCTTGCCGTGGCACTTACCTGTCCAGCTCTGGTGTGGCTGAGCCCACTCAAGAGGGCCTGGTGCCCGCCTGCCAGACCAGTGCAGGCCTCAGATGGGGCCCAGGGTTCTCCCCGGGGGCGGGACTTTGGCCTGCAAAGCCCTGGCTGCTGAAGGCAGTTCCCCAGGATTTCCCTGGCGGCCGGCTGATGAGTGACGCCCCCCCGGACATCTCGGCTGAGGCCCCAACCAGGAAGGAGGGGAGCctgtgtggacatgtgcccaCTTTTAATTGGAGGACAGGGCTCTCTAATAAAGCTGTGGCAGTGCCCAGGACAGCATCTGTACGGCTTGGGTTTGGTGGTGGGATTGGAGGGTGCAGGGAGGGATGGGTGTTGCCTGTGGGTCCCCTTCCCACCCTGCCCTGTGAGAGCAGTGCCCTGCGTGCTCTTTCCACTCTGGGCCCTCAACTGCAGTGGGGTCCTGGGTGCCCCCACTTCCACCCTGGGCTGCCATGCCCTGGTCTTCGGGTCAGGAGCTGCCCCTGGTGCTGGGGAGGGCAGTTCCCAGACTGCTGGGCCCCCTCAGAAAACTGCCCCTGGACTGAGCCCTGGTCGGAGAAGTGGcgccaggggagggaggggttcCCGCGGGGGCGTGGCAAGGCTGGCCCCTCCCACCGGCCCGAACAAAACGTAGCCCTGCGCACGGCGGCTGGGGCTGGAGTGCGTGGGGCCAAGGCAG CGAAGACCATGGGGGTGCACCAGAGACTGCGCCTGTCCCTGCTGTGCCCCGCATGGGCACTGCCCTCCCTGCTGCTGGCGCTGGCCGCGCGCGGGGCGGCAGATACGCCCACCTACCCGTGGCGCGACGCGGAGACGCAAGAGTGGCTGTCGTGCGCCCAGTGCCCCCCGGGCACCTTCGTGCAGCGGCCGTGCAGCCGGGACAGCCCCACAACATGCGGCGCATGCCCACCACGCCACTACACGCAGTTCTGGAACTACCTGGAGCGTTGCCGCTACTGCAACGTCCTCTGCGGGGAGCGCGAGGAGGAGGCGCGACCGTGCCACGCCACCCACAACCGCGCCTGCCGCTGCCGCCCCGGCTTTTTCGCGCACGCTGGCTTCTGCCTGGAGCACACGCCGTGTCCGCCCGGCGCCGGCGTGACCGCTCTGG GTACCCCCAGCCAGAACACACAGTGCCAGCCATGTCCCCCAGGCACCTTCTCAGCCAGCAGCTCCAGCTCAGAGCGCTGCCAGCCCCACCGCAACTGCACGGCCCTGGGTCTGGCCCTCAACGTGCCGGGCTCCTCCTCCCACGATGCCCTGTGCACCAGCTGCACTGGCTTCCCACGCGGCGAGGAGGGGCCGGGTGAGCCAG GGACTGAGGAGTGCGAGCGCGCTGTGATCGACTTCGTGGTTTTCCAGGACGTCTCCTCCAGGAGGCTGCAGCGGCTGCAGCAGGCCCTCGCGGGCCCAGCGGAATGGGACCCGTCGCTGCCGAGGGGCAGCCGCGTGGCCCTGCAGGAGAAGCTGCGGCAGCGGCTCTCGGAGCTGCGCCGGGCGCCGGAAGGGGCGCTGCTGTCACGGCTGCTCCAGGCACTGCGAGCGGCGCGGCTGCCCGGGCTGGAGCGGAGCGTCCGCGCGCGCTTCCTCCCCGCACACTGA
- the RTEL1 gene encoding regulator of telomere elongation helicase 1 — protein sequence MPKIVLNGVTVDFPFQPYKCQQEYMTKVLECLQKKVNGILESPTGTGKTLCLLCTTLAWREHLRDTISAHKIAERVQGELFLDRALSSWGNAAATTDGDPIACYSDIPKIIYASRTHSQLTQVIGELRNTSYRPKVCVLGSREQLCIHPEVKKQESNHVQIHLCRKKVASRSCHFYNNVEGKSLEQELATPILDIEDLVKSGSKHRVCPYYLSRNLKPQADIIFMPYNYLLDAKSRKAHNIDLKGTVVIFDEAHNVEKMCEESASFDLTPHDLASGLGAIDQVLEEQAKLAQQGELRLELGVDSASAGLNMELEDIAKLKTILLRLEGAIDDVELPGDNSGVTKPGSYIFELFAKAQITFQTKGCILDSLDQIIQHLAGRAGVFTNTAGLQKLADIIQIVFSVEAPESGPSSGAGLGALQSYKVHVHPDTGNRRAAQRADSWSTTAPRKPGKVLSYWCFSPGHSMRELVRQGVRTLILTSGTLAPVSSFALEMQIPFPVCLENPHVIDQHQIWVGIVPRGPDGAQLSSAFDRRFSEECLSSLGKTLGNVARVVPHGLLVFFPSYPVMEKSLEFWRARDLARKVEALKPVFVEPRSKGGFSEVIGAYYERVAAPGSSGATFLAVCRGKASEGLDFSDMNGRGVVVTGLPYPPRMDPRVVLKMQFLDEMQGQSRAGVQFLSGQEWYRQQASRAVNQAIGRVIRHRQDYGAVFLCDHRFAYADARAQLPAWVRPYVKVYDNFGHVIRDVAQFFRVAQKTMPAPLPRAPAPQAVAPSLGEEEDAARVAKSPGPSLSARKAKSLDLHVPSLKRRPSGSPAAEDAESSLCVEYEQEPVHTSRRPTGLLAALEHSEQRARAPGDEAHPGAEEAHGDSALPSRCEKRLADEQRGGRRKVRLVSRPEEPVAGAQVGRARLFMVAVKQELSQASFDTFARALQDYKGSDDFTALAACLGPLFAEDPKKHSLLQGFYQFVRPHHKQQFEELCVQLTGQGCGYRPEHRLSREQRSQPALDLSGRREPNSRLTLSKAVAKQLDPREHLNQGGPHLSTRPLGTGDRGSCPHMGPRGQPAVSAYLADARRALGSARCNQLLAALKAYKRDDDLDKVLAVLAALTTARPEDFPLLHRFGMFVRPHHKQRFLQTCTDLTSLPSPGTGMELLGPQEEGSTVPPELTQGPPQPGPAQSEKPGKTQSKILSFLRQKPAGGSGLDSAAAGPSRPHGHAQSERGL from the exons AAAGTGAATGGCATCTTGGAGAGCCCCACGGGCACAGGGAAGACACTCTGCCTCCTGTGCACCACACTGGCCTGGCGGGAACACCTTCGCGACACCATCTCTGCCCACAAGATTGCCGAGAGGGTGCAAGGGGAGCTTTTCCTCGATCGGGCCTTGTCATCCTGGGGGAATGCTGCTGCTACTACTGATGGAGACCCCATAG CTTGCTACTCGGACATCCCGAAGATCATTTATGCCTCTAGGACCCACTCACAGCTCACACAGGTCATTGGCGAACTCCGGAACACCTCCTACCG GCCCAAGGTGTGTGTGCTGGGCTCCCGGGAGCAGCTGTGCATCCACCCTGAGGTGAAGAAGCAGGAGAGCAACCACGTGCAG ATCCACTTGTGCCGCAAGAAGGTGGCAAGTCGCTCTTGTCACTTCTATAACAACGTGGAAG GGAAGAGCCTGGAGCAGGAGCTGGCCACCCCCATCCTGGACATCGAGGACCTGGTCAAGAGTGGGAGCAAGCACAG AGTGTGCCCTTACTACCTCTCTCGGAACCTGAAACCGCAAGCTGACATCATCTTTATGCCGTACAATTACCTGTTGGATGCCAAG AGTCGAAAGGCGCACAACATCGACCTGAAGGGGACGGTCGTGATCTTTGACGAAGCTCACAATGTG GAGAAGATGTGCGAGGAGTCGGCGTCCTTCGACCTGACCCCCCACGACTTGGCTTCAGGACTGGGCGCCATCGACCAGGTGCTGGAGGAGCAGGCTAAGCTGGCGCAGCAGGGCGAGCTGCGGCTGGAGCTGGGCGTGGACTCCGCCAGCGCAG GGCTGAACATGGAGCTGGAAGACATCGCAAAGCTGAAGA CGATCCTGCTTCGCCTGGAGGGGGCCATCGACGACGTCGAGCTGCCTGGGGACAACAGTGGCGTCACCAAGCCGGGGAG CTACATCTTCGAGCTGTTTGCCAAAGCCCAGATAACGTTTCAGACCAAGGGCTGCATCCTGGACTCGCTGGACCAGATCATCCAGCACCTGGCAGGAC gCGCCGGAGTGTTCACCAACACGGCTGGATTGCAGAAGCTGGCAGACATCATCCAG ATCGTGTTCAGTGTGGAGGCCCCCGAGAGCGGCCCCAGttctggggcagggctgggggccttGCAGTCCTATAAG GTGCACGTCCACCCCGACACAGGCAACCGTAGGGCGGCTCAGCGGGCAGACTCCTGGAGCACCACGGCCCCCAGGAAGCCAG GGAAGGTGCTGAGCTACTGGTGCTTCAGCCCCGGCCACAGCATGCGTGAGCTGGTCCGCCAGGGCGTCCGCACCCTCATCCTCACCAGCGGCACGCTGGCCCCCGTGTCCTCCTTTGCCCTGGAGATGCAGAT CCCTTTCCCTGTCTGCCTGGAGAACCCCCACGTCATCGACCAGCACCAGATCTGGGTGGGCATCGTCCCCAGAGGCCCCGACGGAGCCCAGCTGAGCTCCGCCTTCGACAGACG GTTTTCTGAGGAGTGTCTGTCCTCGCTGGGGAAGACGCTGG GCAACGTCGCCCGCGTGGTGCCTCACGGGCTCCTGGTCTTCTTCCCGTCGTACCCCGTCATGGAGAAAAGCCTGGAGTTCTGGCGG GCCCGAGACTTGGCCAGGAAGGTGGAGGCGCTGAAGCCGGTGTTCGTGGAGCCCAGGAGCAAGGGCGGCTTCTCCGAG GTCATCGGTGCTTACTACGAGAGGGTGGCCGCCCCCGGGTCCAGTGGGGCCACCTTCCTGGCGGTGTGCCGGGGCAAG GCAAGCGAGGGACTGGACTTCTCAGACATGAATGGCCGTGGTGTAGTGGTCACAGGCCTCCCATACCCCCCACGCATGGACCCCCGGGTTGTCCTCAAGATGCAGTTTCTGGACGAGATGCAGGGTCAGAGCCGAGCTGGGGTCCAG TTCCTCTCCGGGCAGGAGTGGTACCGGCAGCAGGCATCCAGGGCTGTGAACCAGGCCATTGGGAGGGTGATCCGGCACCGCCAGGACTATGGGGCTGTCTTCCTCTGTGACCACAG GTTTGCTTACGCGGATGCCAGAGCCCAGCTGCCCGCCTGGGTGCGGCCCTACGTTAAGGTGTACGACAACTTTGGCCACGTTATCCGAGATGTGGCCCAGTTCTTCCGTGTTGCTCAGAAAACC ATGCCGGCGCCATTGCCCCGAGCTCCGGCCCCTCAGGCTGTGGCCCCCAGTCTGGGTGAGGAGGAAGATGCTGCCAGGGTGGCCAAgagccccggcccctccctctCCGCCAGGAAAGCCAAGAGTCTGGACCTGCACGTCCCCAGCCTGAAGCGGAGGCCCTCAG GGTCACCAGCTGCTGAGGACGCCGAGAGCAGCTTGTGTGTGGAGTATGAGCAGGAGCCGGTCCACACCTCGAGGAGGCCCACAGGGCTGCTGGCCGCCCTGGAGCACAGCGAGCAGCGGGCCAGGGCGCCTGGGGACGAGGCCCACCCTGGTGCAGAGGAG GCTCACGGCGACTCAGCCCTGCCCTCCCGGTGCGAGAAGAGGCTGGCagacgagcagagaggagggaggaggaaagtcAGGCTGGTCAGCCGCCCG GAGGAGCCAGTAGCTGGCGCGCAGGTGGGCAGAGCCAGACTCTTCATGGTGGCGGTGAAGCAGGAGCTGAGCCAGGCCAGCTTCGACACCTTCGCCCGGGCGCTGCAGGACTACAAGGGCTCGGACGACTTCACAGCCCTGGCAGCCTGCCTCGGTCCCCTCTTTGCCGAGGACCCCAAGAAACACAGCCTGCTCCAAG GCTTCTACCAGTTCGTGCGGCCCCACCACAAGCAGCAGTTTGAGGAGCTGTGTGTCCAGCTGACAGGCCAAGGATGCGGCTACCGGCCTGAGCATAGGCTTTCCCGAGAGCAGCGGTCACAGCCAGCCCTGGACCTCAGCG gGAGGAGGGAACCTAACTCCAGGCTGACCCTGTCCAAAGCTGTGGCCAAGCAGCTGGATCCCAGAGAGCACCTGAACCAGGGTGGGCCCCACCTGTCCACCAGGCCGCTCGGCACAG GAGACCGTGGCAGCTGTCCACACATGGGACCCAGGGGCCAGCCTGCCGTGAGCGCCTACCTGGCAGATGCCCGCAGGGCCCTGGGGTCTGCCCGCTGCAACCAGCTCTTGGCAGCACTGAAAGCCTACAAGCGGGACGATGACCTCGACAAGGTGCTGGCCGTGCTGGCTGCCTTGACCACGGCGAGGCCCGAGGACTTCCCCCTGCTGCACA GGTTCGGCATGTTTGTGCGCCCCCACCACAAGCAGCGCTTCCTGCAGACATGCACAGACCTGACCAGCCTGCCCTCCCCGGGCACAGGCATGGAGCTGCTGGGCCCCCAGGAAGAGGGCTCCACTGTGCCTCCTGAGCTCACCCAGGGGCCTCCCCAGCCAG GCCCCGCACAATCGGAGAAACCTGGGAAGAcccagagcaagatcttgtcctTTCTCAGACAGAAGCCAGCTGGGGGTTCGGGGCTCGACAGTGCCGCCGCAGGGCCCAGCCGGCCCCATGGGCACGCGCAGTCTGAGCGGG GCCTCTAG